In a genomic window of Equus przewalskii isolate Varuska chromosome 4, EquPr2, whole genome shotgun sequence:
- the LOC139083110 gene encoding LOW QUALITY PROTEIN: myb/SANT-like DNA-binding domain-containing protein 7 (The sequence of the model RefSeq protein was modified relative to this genomic sequence to represent the inferred CDS: substituted 1 base at 1 genomic stop codon) has product MGSSNSSAVIQWSTQEARTLLSILGEAEYIQHIQTVHDNTDVYQAVSKQMQQEGFRRTKRLCHSKFKVLKVLYLKAYVAHATSMGDPPHCPFYDTLDQLLQNQIVTDPDNLLEDAAWAKHCDQNLVASDTPGEEGTSILRAKRTQAVDHQPTLKTVKDSDEDCQLRITEQMQETSDVEDSWDESLGAGCSQGTPSCSSSHHLFRGAVTSCQSSSMTRLAVSGEPSPCTSTSRNTPGVASTQQPPVSSSRIPFVSGEDRPLTSEPPPRWARQRRRSVVRTIAAELGENRRLAXELSKSEEEKLDRLIAIGEEASAQQDMANELRRDAVITVRRLATAVEEATSAFQLGLEKFLQRLISNTKS; this is encoded by the coding sequence ATGGGCAGTTCCAATAGCAGTGCGGTCATCCAGTGGTCCACACAGGAGGCACGAACTCTTCTCTCCATACTAGGTGAGGCAGAGTATATTCAGCACATCCAGACTGTGCATGATAATACAGATGTCTATCAGGCTGTGTCTAAACAAATGCAGCAGGAAGGCTTCCGCCGCACCAAACGTCTGTGCCACTCCAAGTTTAAAGTTCTGAAGGTATTGTATTTAAAGGCATATGTTGCCCATGCCACAAGTATGGGTGATCCACCACACTGTCCATTTTATGATACATTGGATCAGCTTCTCCAAAATCAGATAGTGACTGACCCAGACAACTTACTGGAGGATGCTGCTTGGGCCAAGCACTGTGATCAGAACTTAGTGGCCTCTGACACCCCAGGGGAAGAGGGAACCAGCATTCTGAGAGCAAAAAGGACTCAGGCAGTAGATCATCAGCCTACCTTGAAAACAGTTAAGGACTCAGATGAGGATTGTCAGCTGAGAATCACTGAGCAAATGCAAGAAACCAGTGACGTTGAGGACTCCTGGGATGAATCCTTGGGTGCAGGGTGCTCTCAAGGGACTCCCAGCTGCAGCAGCTCCCACCACCTTTTCAGAGGTGCAGTTACTTCCTGTCAGAGCAGCTCCATGACCAGACTGGCTGTGTCCGGTGAGCCCAGTCCCTGCACCAGCACCAGCCGAAACACTCCTGGGGTGGCCTCCACACAGCAACCTCCAGTCTCCTCCTCCagaattccttttgtttctggtgAGGACAGGCCTTTGACCAGTGAGCCCCCTCCAAGGTGGGCAAGGCAAAGAAGGCGGTCAGTAGTCAGGACTATTGCAGCTGAGTTGGGAGAAAACAGGAGATTGGCATGAGAACTTTCCAAGAGTGAGGAAGAAAAATTGGACAGGCTAATTGCTATTGGTGAGGAGGCCAGTGCTCAGCAAGATATGGCCAACGAGCTCCGCAGGGATGCCGTGATCACAGTCAGACGCTTGGCGACAGCAGTGGAAGAGGCCACCAGTGCTTTTCAGCTAGGGCTTGAAAAATTTCTTCAGAGGTTAATTTCGAATACCAAAAGTTAG